Proteins from a single region of Polynucleobacter sp. KF022:
- a CDS encoding queuosine precursor transporter has translation MDSPRRHHRYYDLILTAFVVVLLCSNFIGAGKAAVIDLPYFGTVPFGGGILFFPIAYFFGDILTEVYGYAYDRRAVWAGFAALAFAAIMAQIVIALPVAPGDYMANYQHGLETVFGNSWRIALASMFSFWCGSLVNSYVLAKMKVWTQGRFLWMRTIGSTAVGEMVDSSFFYVLAFYGIWPIHELIQVALAQYVLKTSWEILATPMTYWVVNFLKRKENEDFYDIHTNFTPFRVKV, from the coding sequence ATGGACTCGCCTAGACGCCACCATCGTTATTACGACCTGATTCTGACTGCCTTCGTGGTGGTTTTATTGTGCTCGAACTTTATTGGCGCTGGTAAGGCGGCCGTAATTGATTTGCCGTATTTTGGGACTGTGCCATTTGGCGGGGGAATTCTATTTTTCCCCATCGCCTATTTCTTTGGCGACATCCTCACGGAAGTCTATGGGTACGCTTACGATCGTAGAGCGGTTTGGGCTGGCTTTGCTGCTCTCGCATTTGCCGCAATCATGGCGCAAATAGTCATTGCCTTACCGGTTGCACCTGGCGACTATATGGCTAATTATCAGCACGGGCTAGAAACGGTATTTGGAAACTCTTGGCGAATTGCCTTAGCTTCTATGTTTTCTTTCTGGTGTGGAAGCCTGGTCAACAGTTATGTATTGGCAAAGATGAAGGTGTGGACCCAGGGCCGTTTTCTGTGGATGCGTACCATTGGATCTACGGCGGTGGGCGAGATGGTCGATTCATCCTTTTTTTATGTATTGGCTTTCTATGGCATCTGGCCAATCCATGAATTGATTCAGGTAGCACTGGCCCAGTATGTCCTGAAGACCTCATGGGAAATCTTGGCTACCCCCATGACCTATTGGGTCGTGAACTTCCTTAAGCGCAAGGAAAACGAGGATTTCTACGATATTCATACAAATTTCACCCCATTTAGGGTCAAAGTCTAA
- a CDS encoding ABC-F family ATPase: MLSASNITMQFGAKPLFENISVKFGGGNRYGLIGANGCGKSTFMKILGGELEPTSGNVSLDPGIRLGKLRQDQFAYEDVRVLDVVMMGHEEMWKAAAERDAIYANPDASDEDYMKAAELEGKYAEYGGYTAEAKAGELLLGIGIPIEQHNGPMSNVAPGWKLRVLLAQALFSDPDVLLLDEPTNNLDIHSIHWLEDILNQIKSTIVIISHDRHFLNEVCTHMADMDYGTLKVYPGNYDSYMLASVQARTQQLSNNVKAKEKIAELAAFVARFSANASKARQATSRQRQLEKIEIVEVKPSSRQNPFIRFDTEKKLHNMAVECNALTKAYDRVIFKNFKLGVRAGEKIAIIGQNGAGKTTLLKTILSKRFEGIAADSGDVKWAENANVGVMPQDNTEMFAKDELLMDWMNNWRNTGDDDQVIRGTLGRLLFSGDDIGKSVKVLSGGEKGRMIWGKLMLQKYNVLAMDEPTNHMDMESIESLQIALEKFDGTLIFVSHDREFVSALANRILEVKMDGTVTDYSGTYEEYLRSQALEG; encoded by the coding sequence GTGCTGTCAGCATCTAATATCACCATGCAGTTTGGGGCGAAGCCTCTGTTTGAAAACATTTCCGTGAAGTTTGGCGGCGGTAATCGTTACGGCCTCATCGGCGCAAATGGTTGCGGTAAGTCAACCTTTATGAAAATTTTAGGTGGCGAGCTTGAGCCAACTAGCGGTAACGTGAGCTTAGATCCCGGTATTCGTTTGGGTAAATTGCGTCAAGATCAATTTGCATACGAAGATGTACGCGTTCTTGACGTAGTAATGATGGGGCACGAAGAGATGTGGAAGGCAGCGGCAGAACGCGACGCGATCTACGCTAACCCAGATGCTTCTGATGAAGATTACATGAAGGCTGCTGAGCTTGAAGGCAAATACGCTGAGTACGGTGGTTATACCGCTGAAGCAAAAGCAGGTGAGTTGTTATTGGGTATTGGTATTCCCATTGAGCAACACAACGGCCCAATGAGCAATGTTGCGCCAGGTTGGAAATTGCGTGTATTGCTAGCGCAAGCATTGTTCTCTGATCCAGATGTATTGCTGCTTGATGAGCCAACCAATAACTTGGACATTCACTCCATTCATTGGCTTGAGGACATCCTCAATCAAATTAAGAGCACCATCGTCATCATTTCCCATGATCGTCACTTCCTCAATGAAGTCTGTACGCATATGGCCGACATGGACTATGGAACCTTGAAGGTTTATCCAGGTAATTACGATTCCTACATGCTGGCATCTGTTCAGGCTCGCACTCAGCAGCTGAGTAATAACGTGAAGGCGAAAGAGAAAATTGCTGAATTGGCAGCTTTCGTAGCTCGCTTCTCTGCAAACGCTTCTAAAGCACGCCAAGCGACTTCACGCCAGAGACAGCTAGAGAAAATTGAGATTGTTGAAGTAAAGCCTTCATCACGTCAGAACCCATTTATTCGTTTTGATACTGAGAAGAAGCTGCACAACATGGCGGTAGAGTGCAATGCGCTAACTAAGGCTTATGACCGCGTTATCTTCAAGAATTTCAAATTAGGCGTTCGTGCTGGCGAGAAGATTGCCATCATCGGACAAAACGGTGCTGGTAAGACGACACTGCTCAAGACCATTCTAAGCAAACGCTTTGAAGGTATTGCTGCTGATAGCGGTGATGTGAAATGGGCTGAGAACGCTAACGTTGGTGTGATGCCTCAAGACAATACTGAGATGTTCGCAAAAGACGAATTGCTCATGGATTGGATGAACAACTGGCGTAATACTGGTGATGACGATCAAGTTATTCGTGGCACATTAGGTCGCCTCTTATTCTCTGGCGATGATATTGGCAAGTCCGTTAAGGTGCTCTCTGGTGGTGAAAAGGGCAGAATGATTTGGGGCAAATTGATGCTCCAAAAATATAACGTGCTAGCAATGGATGAGCCGACAAACCATATGGATATGGAATCCATTGAGAGCTTACAAATTGCACTTGAGAAATTCGACGGCACTTTGATCTTTGTTTCTCACGACCGTGAGTTTGTATCTGCTTTGGCTAATCGTATCTTAGAAGTGAAGATGGATGGCACGGTTACTGACTACTCAGGAACGTACGAAGAGTATTTGCGCAGTCAGGCATTAGAAGGTTAA
- a CDS encoding DUF1289 domain-containing protein has translation MNSGSNDTKSASQDGSHSLSTGDNESDSPCIGVCTTLYDEICQGCGRTLGEVSNWVFFSQEEKDSVWKRIREEGTATRFQRQVKENKPA, from the coding sequence ATGAATTCTGGAAGCAACGATACTAAATCAGCCTCGCAAGACGGTTCTCACTCCCTATCGACTGGGGACAATGAGTCCGACTCCCCTTGTATTGGTGTATGCACCACTCTTTACGATGAAATCTGCCAAGGATGCGGTCGCACTCTCGGAGAAGTCAGTAATTGGGTATTCTTTTCTCAGGAAGAAAAAGATTCGGTGTGGAAGCGCATTCGCGAAGAAGGTACTGCGACCCGCTTTCAACGACAAGTCAAAGAAAATAAGCCCGCTTAG
- a CDS encoding GNAT family N-acetyltransferase, with protein MAQPDSYQLDILDRLSDIPCEEWNALLPADAGPFLRHEFLSTLEETGCVGGNTGWQVAHLLLKDHGQLIGAMPLYLKQHSYGEFVFDWSWAQAYEQQGMQYFPKALCAIPFSPVQGSRILSASHIDADMVKQHVITGLKTLVIQNNLSSAHVLFPYASESKNLQEQGFMLRDSVQFHWHNQGFENFEQFLAALTMKRRKNIRREREQVTKESIHFRHVPGISSTDDDWEFFYRCYENTYLEHRSNPYLSETFFKLWAQRMPENLHLIIAERAGHPIAASLLVIDPKTSKAYGRYWGAIEHIPCLHFETAYYQAIEYCIAQKIQTFEGGAQGEHKMARGFLPTTIQSAHFIADPRFAKAVQHFLDREHQGIGAYVDELAEHSPLKSSKVQP; from the coding sequence GTGGCCCAGCCCGATTCATATCAACTAGACATACTTGATCGCTTAAGCGATATTCCGTGCGAGGAATGGAATGCTTTACTTCCTGCTGATGCAGGCCCCTTTCTGCGCCATGAATTTCTTAGCACTCTAGAAGAGACGGGTTGTGTTGGAGGCAATACTGGGTGGCAAGTCGCACACCTGCTCCTAAAAGATCATGGCCAACTGATAGGTGCAATGCCTCTGTATTTGAAGCAACATTCGTATGGAGAGTTTGTGTTTGATTGGTCATGGGCTCAGGCTTATGAGCAGCAAGGCATGCAGTACTTTCCCAAAGCGCTCTGCGCCATCCCCTTCTCCCCTGTACAAGGCTCCAGAATTCTTAGCGCCAGTCACATTGATGCCGACATGGTTAAGCAGCATGTCATTACAGGGTTAAAAACTTTAGTTATTCAAAACAATCTGTCTTCAGCGCATGTTTTATTCCCTTACGCCTCAGAATCTAAAAACCTTCAAGAGCAAGGCTTCATGCTACGTGACTCTGTGCAATTTCATTGGCATAACCAGGGCTTTGAGAACTTTGAACAATTTTTAGCAGCCCTCACAATGAAGCGCCGCAAAAATATTCGGCGCGAGCGCGAGCAAGTGACAAAAGAATCTATTCACTTTAGGCATGTGCCAGGAATATCTTCAACCGATGATGATTGGGAATTTTTCTATCGCTGCTATGAAAATACCTACTTAGAGCATCGCTCTAATCCATATCTCAGTGAGACTTTCTTCAAGCTATGGGCTCAGAGAATGCCTGAGAATCTTCATTTAATCATTGCTGAACGTGCGGGCCATCCTATTGCTGCATCATTACTAGTGATAGACCCGAAAACCTCCAAGGCTTATGGCAGATATTGGGGTGCGATAGAACACATTCCCTGCCTCCACTTTGAAACTGCCTATTACCAAGCCATTGAATACTGTATTGCTCAAAAGATCCAAACCTTTGAAGGTGGTGCTCAAGGTGAGCACAAGATGGCTCGGGGATTTCTTCCCACCACGATTCAATCAGCGCATTTTATTGCTGATCCACGCTTTGCCAAAGCAGTCCAACACTTCTTAGATCGAGAGCATCAAGGGATTGGAGCCTACGTCGATGAGCTTGCCGAGCACAGTCCTTTGAAATCGTCTAAAGTACAGCCATGA
- the gloA gene encoding lactoylglutathione lyase: protein MMILHTMLRVGDLNRSINFYTKVLGMNLLRTTERPEQKYSLAFVGFGKGNGDGQAEIELTYNHGVSSYEMGTAYGHIAIGVPDAYAACAKIKAAGGNVTREAGPVAGGDTIIAFVTDPDGYKIELIQR, encoded by the coding sequence ATGATGATCCTACACACTATGCTGCGCGTTGGCGACCTGAATCGCTCTATTAACTTCTACACCAAAGTATTGGGAATGAATTTACTACGTACAACTGAGCGTCCTGAGCAAAAATACTCGCTCGCTTTTGTGGGGTTCGGCAAAGGTAATGGAGATGGACAAGCTGAGATTGAGCTAACCTATAACCATGGAGTTTCTAGCTATGAGATGGGAACAGCCTATGGTCATATAGCCATTGGTGTTCCTGATGCCTATGCTGCGTGCGCCAAGATTAAGGCAGCTGGCGGTAATGTCACTCGTGAAGCTGGTCCAGTAGCTGGCGGCGATACCATCATTGCATTTGTGACCGATCCTGATGGCTACAAAATAGAGCTCATTCAGCGCTAA
- a CDS encoding electron transfer flavoprotein-ubiquinone oxidoreductase: MNAAELVEQFGPRDSMDYDLVIVGGGPAGLSAAIKTKQLANASGKEISVCVLEKGSEIGAHILSGAVMDPKALTELFPDWKELGAPLDTPVSEDQFLFLTSESSYQVPNWMLPHCFKNEGNYIVSLANVTRWLGQQAENLGVEIFPGFPAAEILYNDQGAVCGVITGSMGLDKEGNPTDQFQLGMELRGKYTLFAEGSRGHLGKQLISKFALDKDADPQSYGIGIKELWEVEPSKSKPGLVVHTAGWPLESDTYGGSFLYHLGDNKVAVGLVVGLSYKNPYLSPFEEFQRYKLHPKIRETFEGGKRIAYGARALTAGGLNSLPKTVFPGGALIGCDAGYLNASRIKGSHAAIKTGMLAAEAAVAAINENRSEDVLSAYPTAFQNSWLHTELNQARNFKPWMSKGLYLGTLMVGLEQKLLGGNMPWTVHLKHADHECLEPAAQHKPIDYPKPDGKITFDRLSSVFISNTNHAENQPIHLTLKNDSVPVDINLKTYAGPEQRYCPAGVYEYVETDGKPRLQINSQNCVHCKTCDIKDPTQNIIWITPEGGGGPNYASM, translated from the coding sequence ATGAATGCTGCTGAACTGGTCGAGCAATTTGGGCCCAGAGACTCCATGGACTATGACTTAGTCATCGTTGGAGGCGGCCCTGCAGGCTTATCGGCCGCCATTAAAACTAAGCAACTAGCAAATGCCTCCGGCAAAGAGATCAGCGTTTGCGTGCTGGAAAAGGGCTCTGAAATCGGCGCTCACATTCTTTCTGGCGCGGTGATGGATCCAAAGGCGCTTACTGAGTTATTTCCAGATTGGAAAGAATTAGGTGCGCCACTCGACACCCCAGTCTCCGAAGATCAATTTTTATTTTTAACCAGTGAAAGCTCCTATCAAGTTCCGAATTGGATGCTGCCCCACTGCTTTAAAAATGAAGGCAACTATATTGTTAGTCTTGCAAACGTGACACGCTGGCTTGGACAACAAGCTGAAAATCTCGGTGTTGAAATTTTTCCCGGTTTTCCTGCAGCAGAAATTCTCTATAACGATCAAGGCGCAGTTTGCGGAGTGATTACTGGTTCAATGGGTTTGGATAAAGAAGGCAACCCTACCGATCAATTTCAACTTGGTATGGAATTGCGTGGCAAGTACACCCTCTTTGCTGAAGGTTCACGCGGTCATCTCGGCAAACAGCTCATCTCTAAATTTGCATTAGATAAAGATGCCGACCCACAAAGCTATGGCATTGGGATTAAGGAGCTCTGGGAAGTGGAGCCCTCCAAGAGCAAGCCTGGGCTGGTTGTCCACACAGCAGGCTGGCCATTGGAGAGTGATACCTATGGCGGCTCATTCCTCTATCACTTAGGTGATAACAAGGTTGCAGTTGGCTTGGTGGTTGGACTCTCATACAAGAACCCTTACCTCTCTCCTTTCGAAGAATTTCAACGCTATAAGTTGCACCCCAAGATTCGGGAAACTTTTGAAGGCGGTAAGCGTATTGCATATGGTGCGCGTGCATTAACTGCAGGCGGCTTAAACAGCCTGCCAAAAACTGTGTTCCCTGGTGGCGCACTCATTGGTTGCGATGCTGGCTATTTGAATGCGTCACGCATCAAAGGTAGTCATGCAGCCATTAAGACCGGCATGCTTGCTGCAGAAGCGGCAGTCGCAGCGATTAATGAAAACCGTTCTGAAGATGTTTTATCTGCTTACCCAACTGCATTCCAAAATAGTTGGTTACATACAGAACTCAATCAAGCGCGCAACTTCAAGCCATGGATGTCAAAAGGTCTCTATCTCGGCACCCTAATGGTTGGTTTAGAGCAAAAGTTATTGGGCGGCAATATGCCATGGACGGTTCATCTGAAACATGCTGACCACGAATGCCTAGAGCCGGCTGCTCAACACAAGCCCATTGACTACCCGAAGCCAGATGGGAAGATTACCTTTGATCGCCTTTCATCCGTATTTATTTCCAATACGAATCATGCCGAGAATCAGCCTATCCACTTAACTCTGAAGAATGATTCCGTGCCTGTGGATATCAATCTCAAAACCTATGCAGGCCCCGAGCAACGTTACTGCCCTGCTGGCGTATATGAGTACGTAGAAACTGACGGCAAACCACGTTTGCAAATCAATTCGCAAAACTGTGTTCATTGCAAAACCTGTGACATTAAAGATCCAACCCAAAACATTATCTGGATTACTCCAGAAGGTGGTGGTGGACCGAACTACGCATCGATGTAA